In Synechococcus sp. CB0101, a genomic segment contains:
- a CDS encoding GuaB3 family IMP dehydrogenase-related protein: MEIQLGRSRTVRRAYGIDEIALVPGGRTVDPAVTDSSWTLGGVTREIPIIASAMDGVVDVGMCVELTKQGALGVLNLEGVQCRYDDPNPALDRIAAVGKEEFVPLMQELYSQPVREDLIRKRIAEIKERGGIAAVSATPVAALKFGKAIAEAGADLFFVQATVVSTEHIGPEGQESLDLEALCRDFGVPVIIGNCVTYEVALKLMRAGAAGVMVGIGPGAACTSRGVLGIGIPQATSVADCAAARDDYMAESGRYVPIVADGGIVTGGDICKCLACGADAVMIGSPIARAAEAPGRGFHWGMATPSPVLPRGTRIKVGTTGSLEKILRGPASLDDGTQNLLGCIRTSMGTLGARTLKEMQQVEVVVAPSLLTEGKVYQKAQQLGMGK, translated from the coding sequence GTGGAGATTCAGCTCGGTCGTTCTCGCACTGTTCGCCGCGCCTACGGCATCGATGAGATCGCTCTGGTACCAGGCGGTCGCACCGTTGATCCGGCGGTCACCGACAGCAGCTGGACCCTGGGCGGTGTGACCCGCGAAATCCCGATCATCGCCAGCGCCATGGACGGCGTGGTGGATGTGGGCATGTGCGTGGAGCTCACCAAGCAGGGCGCCCTTGGCGTGCTGAATCTTGAGGGCGTGCAGTGCCGCTACGACGACCCCAACCCCGCCCTCGATCGCATCGCGGCGGTGGGCAAGGAGGAGTTCGTGCCGCTGATGCAGGAGCTCTATAGCCAGCCGGTGCGTGAAGACCTGATCCGCAAGCGGATCGCCGAGATCAAGGAGCGCGGCGGCATTGCGGCGGTGAGCGCCACCCCCGTGGCCGCCCTCAAATTCGGCAAGGCCATCGCCGAAGCCGGCGCTGATCTCTTCTTTGTGCAGGCCACGGTGGTGAGCACCGAGCACATCGGCCCTGAAGGTCAAGAGAGCCTCGATCTGGAAGCCCTCTGCCGCGATTTCGGTGTGCCGGTGATCATCGGCAACTGCGTGACCTATGAGGTGGCGCTGAAGCTGATGCGTGCCGGCGCCGCCGGCGTAATGGTGGGCATCGGCCCTGGCGCCGCCTGCACCAGCCGCGGCGTGCTGGGCATCGGCATCCCCCAAGCCACCTCGGTCGCCGATTGCGCCGCCGCCCGCGACGATTACATGGCCGAAAGCGGTCGCTATGTGCCGATCGTGGCCGACGGCGGCATCGTCACCGGCGGTGACATCTGCAAGTGCCTGGCTTGCGGCGCCGACGCCGTGATGATCGGTTCCCCGATCGCCCGCGCCGCCGAGGCCCCCGGCCGCGGCTTCCACTGGGGCATGGCCACCCCGAGCCCTGTGCTACCCCGCGGTACCCGCATCAAGGTGGGCACCACCGGCAGCCTGGAGAAAATCCTGCGCGGCCCCGCCTCCCTCGACGACGGCACGCAGAACCTGCTGGGCTGCATCCGCACCTCCATGGGCACCCTTGGCGCCCGCACGCTCAAGGAGATGCAACAGGTGGAAGTGGTGGTGGCTCCTTCGCTGCTCACCGAGGGCAAGGTGTATCAGAAGGCCCAGCAGCTGGGCATGGGCAAATAG
- the arsS gene encoding arsenosugar biosynthesis radical SAM (seleno)protein ArsS (Some members of this family are selenoproteins.), with the protein MPRSPALSPAEQLQLLEQALPEALEFPQHLAGEGLALPLRGPLRVLQLNLGKLCNMRCSHCHVDAGPHQGHTQMADAVVNQCIAAMERLRPAVVDLTGGAPELHPRFRDLVRAARQQGCHVIDRCNLTVLLLPALSDLAAFLAREQVEIVASLPQPEAESTDAQRGDGTWEASIQALQQLNALGYGQGDPKRQLTLMSNPEGTRLQQLTPCDTAAWKRRLQELAGVQFDQLIGLNNMPIARFLEQLQRDGHVNCYLKLLQGAFNANALDGLMCRDTLSVAADGRLYDCDFNQMLELPLAGDASTIEAITLEQLQNRAIRWGNHCYGCTAGQGSSCAGATA; encoded by the coding sequence ATGCCTCGATCGCCCGCCCTTTCGCCAGCTGAACAGCTGCAGCTGTTGGAGCAGGCCCTGCCTGAGGCGCTCGAGTTCCCGCAGCATCTCGCCGGCGAGGGGCTGGCGCTGCCGCTGCGCGGCCCGCTGCGGGTGCTGCAGCTCAACCTGGGCAAGCTCTGCAACATGCGCTGCAGCCACTGCCATGTGGATGCCGGCCCCCATCAGGGCCACACCCAGATGGCGGATGCGGTGGTGAACCAGTGCATCGCCGCGATGGAGCGCCTGCGGCCAGCCGTGGTGGATCTCACCGGTGGTGCGCCGGAGCTGCACCCGCGCTTTCGCGATCTAGTGCGGGCAGCGCGCCAGCAGGGTTGCCATGTGATCGATCGCTGCAACCTCACGGTGCTGCTGCTGCCGGCACTCAGCGATCTGGCGGCATTCCTGGCCCGGGAGCAGGTGGAAATCGTGGCGAGCCTGCCCCAGCCAGAAGCAGAGAGCACCGATGCCCAACGTGGCGATGGCACCTGGGAGGCTTCGATCCAAGCCCTGCAGCAGCTGAATGCGCTCGGCTATGGCCAGGGTGATCCCAAGCGGCAGCTCACCTTGATGAGCAACCCCGAGGGCACCCGCCTGCAGCAGCTCACCCCCTGCGACACGGCCGCCTGGAAACGGCGCCTGCAGGAGCTGGCGGGGGTGCAGTTCGATCAGCTGATCGGCCTCAACAACATGCCGATCGCCCGCTTTCTCGAGCAGCTGCAACGCGATGGCCACGTGAACTGCTATCTCAAGCTGCTGCAGGGCGCCTTCAACGCCAACGCCCTCGACGGGCTGATGTGCCGCGACACCCTCTCGGTGGCGGCCGATGGTCGGCTCTACGACTGCGACTTCAACCAGATGCTGGAGTTGCCGCTGGCTGGTGACGCCTCCACGATCGAGGCGATCACCCTGGAACAGCTCCAAAACAGAGCGATTCGCTGGGGCAACCACTGCTATGGCTGCACCGCCGGCCAGGGCAGTTCCTGCGCTGGGGCTACGGCCTAA
- a CDS encoding CAAD domain-containing protein, whose amino-acid sequence MADAADLKPESEQQSEPVVQAAEAAPADTTAAETAAAEAPSAETTPVETPVVAAAETAAAAEPTPPVVEPAPAAVPLEVPTVASTIEVPASPQVQAPATDQEGGEWDLLVEKVRTWISSGQLQEQWQAARTPLSLLAGLIALLLVLRVYSAVLGVLESIPLLPGLLELAGLVAVVQFSLSRLVRSNDRHEVIEGVKQRWKSFRGRS is encoded by the coding sequence ATGGCCGACGCTGCTGATCTCAAGCCCGAAAGCGAGCAGCAGAGCGAACCCGTGGTGCAAGCAGCCGAAGCAGCCCCTGCGGACACCACGGCAGCTGAAACAGCTGCCGCCGAAGCGCCCAGCGCGGAGACCACACCGGTGGAGACCCCGGTCGTTGCCGCCGCCGAGACGGCCGCCGCAGCTGAGCCCACACCTCCCGTCGTCGAGCCGGCCCCCGCAGCAGTCCCCCTGGAGGTGCCCACCGTGGCGAGCACGATCGAGGTACCCGCCAGCCCGCAGGTTCAAGCTCCCGCCACCGATCAAGAGGGTGGCGAATGGGATCTGCTGGTGGAGAAAGTGCGGACCTGGATCAGCAGCGGGCAACTGCAGGAGCAGTGGCAGGCCGCTCGCACACCGCTGAGCCTGCTGGCCGGATTGATTGCTCTGCTGCTGGTGCTGCGGGTGTACTCCGCCGTGTTGGGCGTTCTGGAGAGCATTCCGCTTCTGCCCGGGCTGCTCGAGCTAGCGGGCCTGGTGGCGGTGGTGCAGTTCAGCCTCAGCCGCCTGGTGCGCAGCAACGACCGCCACGAGGTGATCGAGGGCGTGAAGCAGCGCTGGAAGAGCTTCCGCGGCCGCAGCTAA
- the gyrA gene encoding DNA gyrase subunit A — protein sequence MADPTEPGALTPGGGDGSGGPGDSDSRIIQADLRNEMSRSYLEYAMSVIVGRALPDARDGLKPVHRRILYAMYELGLTSDRPYRKCARVVGEVLGKYHPHGDTAVYDALVRMAQDFSMRMPLIDGHGNFGSVDNDPPAAMRYTESRLQALTTDSLLEDIECETVDFIDNFDGSQQEPTVMPSRIPQLLLNGSTGIAVGMATNIPPHNLTELIDGLLALIENPELEDRELMRLIPGPDFPTGGQILGRSGIREMYTTGRGSVTMRGVASIETIEAKGRPDRDAVIITELPYQTNKAALIERIAELVNDKKLEGIADIRDESDRDGMRIVIELRRDAYPQVVLNNLFKLTPLQSNFSAYMLALVKGEPVLLTLRKMLEVFLDFRVETIERRTRYLLRKAEERDHILLGLLIALDNLDAIIALIRSAADTATARAQLIEQFGLSEIQADAILQMQLRRLTALEADKIRLEHEDLLAKITDYKDILARKERVLALITEELGVLRSRYDSPRRTEILDVEGGLEDIDLIANERSVVLLTENGYLKRMPVSEFEATSRGTRGKAGTRSQGEEAVRLFISCNDHDSLLLFSDRGVVYTVPAYRVPQCSRTAKGTPIVQLLPIPREEQITSLLAVSEFAEDAVLVMLTSGGYIKRTRLSAFANIRSNGLIAISLEEGDALTWVRLAQPGDSLLIGSRNGMTIHFRLSDEELRPLGRTARGVRAMNLRPGDQLVSMDVLPVELADRVESSSAAADEEDTEEVPPSEGPWVLVASASGLGKRVPVDQFRLQKRAGMGLRCMKFRRDGDVLVGLKVLGAGEELLLVSEKGVIVRMQADAVPQQSRAATGVRLQRLDSGDRLSEVVLVPPAPEEEDELEGLEAPAAADSAAPDA from the coding sequence ATGGCGGATCCAACCGAACCCGGCGCGTTGACACCCGGGGGTGGTGACGGATCTGGTGGCCCAGGCGATTCCGATAGCCGCATCATCCAGGCCGACCTTCGGAACGAAATGTCGCGCTCCTACCTGGAGTACGCGATGAGCGTGATCGTGGGCCGGGCCTTGCCCGATGCCCGCGACGGCCTCAAACCGGTGCATCGCCGCATCCTCTACGCGATGTACGAGCTGGGCCTCACCAGCGATCGGCCTTACCGCAAATGCGCTCGTGTGGTGGGTGAGGTGCTCGGTAAGTACCACCCCCACGGCGACACCGCGGTGTATGACGCCCTGGTGCGGATGGCGCAGGACTTCTCCATGCGCATGCCGTTGATCGACGGCCACGGCAACTTCGGTTCGGTGGATAACGATCCCCCCGCCGCCATGCGATACACCGAATCGCGGCTGCAGGCGCTCACCACCGACAGCCTGCTCGAAGACATCGAGTGCGAAACCGTCGATTTCATCGACAACTTCGACGGTTCCCAGCAGGAACCCACGGTGATGCCCTCGCGCATCCCGCAGCTGCTGCTCAACGGCTCCACCGGCATCGCCGTGGGGATGGCGACCAACATCCCTCCCCACAACCTCACAGAGCTGATCGATGGCCTGCTGGCGCTGATCGAGAACCCGGAGCTCGAAGACCGTGAGCTGATGCGGCTCATCCCCGGGCCCGACTTCCCCACCGGCGGCCAGATCCTCGGCCGCAGCGGCATCCGCGAGATGTACACCACCGGCCGCGGCTCGGTGACGATGCGTGGTGTGGCCTCGATCGAAACGATCGAAGCGAAGGGCCGCCCGGATCGCGATGCGGTGATCATCACCGAGCTTCCGTATCAAACCAACAAGGCGGCGCTGATCGAGCGCATCGCCGAGCTGGTGAACGACAAGAAGCTCGAAGGCATCGCCGACATCCGCGACGAATCCGATCGCGACGGCATGCGCATCGTGATCGAGCTGCGGCGCGATGCCTACCCGCAGGTGGTGCTCAACAACCTGTTCAAGCTCACGCCGCTGCAGAGCAACTTCAGTGCCTACATGCTGGCGCTGGTGAAGGGCGAGCCGGTGCTGCTCACCCTGCGCAAGATGCTCGAGGTGTTCCTCGACTTCCGCGTCGAGACGATTGAGCGCCGGACCCGCTATCTGCTGCGCAAAGCCGAAGAGCGCGACCACATCCTGCTCGGCTTGTTGATTGCGCTCGACAATCTCGACGCCATCATCGCCCTGATCCGCAGCGCTGCTGACACCGCCACTGCCCGAGCCCAGCTGATCGAGCAGTTCGGCCTCAGTGAGATCCAGGCTGACGCGATCCTGCAGATGCAGCTGCGGCGCCTCACCGCTCTCGAGGCCGACAAGATCCGCCTCGAGCACGAGGATCTGCTCGCCAAGATCACCGACTACAAAGACATCCTGGCCCGCAAGGAGCGGGTGCTGGCGCTGATCACCGAAGAGCTGGGAGTGCTGCGCTCCCGCTATGACTCCCCCCGCCGCACCGAGATCCTCGATGTGGAAGGCGGCCTTGAAGACATCGACCTGATCGCCAACGAGCGCTCGGTGGTGCTGCTCACCGAGAACGGCTATCTCAAGCGGATGCCGGTGAGCGAATTCGAAGCCACCAGCCGCGGCACCCGTGGCAAGGCCGGCACCCGCAGCCAGGGCGAAGAGGCGGTGCGGCTGTTCATCAGCTGCAACGACCACGATTCGCTGCTGCTGTTCTCCGACCGCGGTGTGGTGTACACCGTGCCGGCCTATCGGGTGCCGCAGTGCAGCCGCACCGCTAAAGGCACGCCGATCGTGCAGCTGCTGCCGATCCCGCGCGAAGAGCAGATCACCTCTCTACTGGCGGTGAGTGAATTCGCCGAAGACGCGGTGCTGGTGATGCTCACCAGCGGCGGTTACATCAAGCGCACCCGCCTCTCGGCCTTCGCCAACATCCGCTCCAACGGTCTGATTGCGATCTCGTTGGAAGAAGGCGATGCCCTCACCTGGGTTCGTCTCGCCCAGCCCGGCGACAGCCTGCTGATCGGCTCCCGCAACGGGATGACGATTCACTTCCGCCTCAGCGATGAGGAGCTGCGGCCCCTGGGCCGCACCGCTCGCGGCGTGCGGGCGATGAATCTGCGCCCCGGCGATCAGCTGGTGAGCATGGATGTGCTGCCGGTGGAGCTCGCCGATCGGGTGGAAAGCAGCAGTGCTGCCGCCGATGAAGAAGACACCGAAGAGGTGCCCCCCAGCGAGGGGCCCTGGGTGCTGGTGGCTTCCGCCAGCGGCCTCGGCAAGCGGGTGCCGGTGGATCAGTTCCGCCTGCAGAAGCGGGCTGGCATGGGCCTGCGCTGCATGAAGTTCCGCCGCGATGGCGATGTGTTGGTGGGTCTGAAGGTGCTCGGCGCCGGAGAGGAACTGCTGCTGGTGAGCGAGAAGGGCGTGATCGTGCGCATGCAGGCTGACGCGGTGCCGCAACAGTCGCGAGCGGCTACCGGCGTGCGCCTGCAGCGCCTGGATTCCGGCGATCGCCTTTCAGAGGTGGTGCTGGTGCCACCGGCTCCGGAGGAAGAAGACGAGCTCGAGGGCCTCGAAGCCCCAGCTGCTGCAGACAGTGCAGCGCCGGATGCCTGA
- the trxA gene encoding thioredoxin yields MSSAAAVTDASFEQDVLKSDVPVLVDFWAPWCGPCRMVAPIVDEIAKEFEGKIKVFKLNTDENPNVASQYGIRSIPTLMVFKDGQKVDTVVGAVPKTTLSGTIAKYL; encoded by the coding sequence ATGTCCAGCGCCGCAGCCGTCACCGACGCATCCTTCGAGCAAGACGTGCTCAAGAGTGATGTGCCAGTGCTTGTGGATTTCTGGGCCCCCTGGTGTGGTCCCTGCCGCATGGTGGCCCCGATCGTTGACGAGATCGCCAAGGAGTTTGAGGGCAAGATCAAGGTGTTCAAGCTGAATACCGACGAGAACCCCAACGTCGCCAGCCAGTACGGCATCCGCAGCATCCCCACCCTGATGGTGTTCAAGGACGGCCAGAAGGTGGACACCGTGGTGGGTGCCGTGCCCAAGACCACCCTCTCCGGCACGATCGCCAAATACCTCTGA
- a CDS encoding glycoside hydrolase family 57 protein: MASGALATESTSHGELALVLHAHLPYVHSSEPGSLEEDWYFQALLECYLPLLDVLETAAADPAQRPRLSMGLSPTLLSLLSSRALSERFVPWLAVRQELLLQAPAGFEAAAADLAQQLSSASAAWQRCNGNLLPRFQRLQQAGVLDLLTCAATHGYLPLLRDSPEAVRAQLLTAVREHQRLLGVRPQGIWLPECAYYEGLDRLLVSCGLRYAILDAHGLLHGQPRPRYGVYAPICTPAGMAFFGRDSESTLPVWSARDGYPGDASYREFHRDLGWDLPEGELEQRGIGCRRPLGLKLHRVSSRDCGLDAKQAYEPAAAHASAQRDAAHYLQGRARHLQHLQNAMERPPLLVAPFDAELFGHWWFEGPRFLAELFRQAPASGVGLATLRDTLTRGDNLQLCQPSPSSWGQGGYHNYWLNDSNAWIIPEWNRASRAMVARVSRGVGSEEARELLNQAGRELLLAQSSDWSFILRAGTTTELARERIERHLGRFWQLLGAIDSGEPLPQGWLEAVQAEDGLFPLINAADWAQIPTTPAG; the protein is encoded by the coding sequence TTGGCCAGCGGCGCACTGGCTACGGAGAGCACCAGCCACGGCGAACTCGCCCTGGTGCTGCACGCGCATCTGCCCTACGTGCACTCCAGCGAACCGGGTTCGCTGGAAGAAGACTGGTATTTCCAGGCGCTGCTTGAGTGCTACCTACCCCTGCTGGACGTGCTGGAGACGGCCGCCGCCGATCCAGCCCAGCGCCCCCGGCTGAGCATGGGCCTCTCGCCCACGCTGCTCTCGTTGCTCAGCAGCCGCGCCCTCAGCGAGCGGTTCGTCCCGTGGCTGGCGGTGCGCCAGGAACTACTGCTGCAGGCCCCGGCAGGCTTTGAAGCCGCCGCCGCCGATCTCGCCCAGCAACTGAGCAGTGCTTCAGCGGCATGGCAACGCTGCAACGGCAACCTGCTGCCGCGCTTCCAGCGCTTGCAACAAGCTGGGGTGCTGGATCTCCTCACCTGCGCCGCCACCCACGGCTACCTGCCGCTGCTGCGCGATTCCCCCGAAGCCGTGCGGGCTCAATTGCTCACCGCCGTGCGCGAACACCAGCGGTTGCTGGGGGTGCGGCCCCAGGGCATCTGGCTGCCGGAATGCGCCTACTACGAAGGCCTCGATCGGCTGCTGGTGAGCTGCGGCCTGCGCTACGCCATCCTCGACGCCCACGGCCTGCTGCATGGCCAACCCAGGCCTCGCTACGGCGTGTATGCCCCCATCTGCACCCCAGCGGGGATGGCCTTCTTCGGGCGAGACAGCGAATCCACCCTGCCGGTGTGGAGCGCCCGCGATGGCTACCCCGGGGATGCCAGCTACCGCGAATTCCACCGGGATCTGGGCTGGGATCTCCCCGAGGGCGAACTCGAACAGCGCGGCATTGGCTGCCGCCGGCCCCTGGGCCTGAAGCTGCACCGGGTGAGCAGCCGCGACTGCGGCCTCGATGCCAAGCAGGCCTATGAGCCAGCCGCCGCCCATGCCAGCGCCCAGCGCGATGCAGCGCACTACCTGCAAGGACGGGCCCGGCACTTGCAGCACCTACAGAACGCCATGGAGCGTCCACCACTGCTGGTGGCCCCCTTCGATGCCGAACTGTTTGGCCACTGGTGGTTTGAAGGCCCGCGCTTCCTGGCGGAACTGTTCCGCCAGGCACCCGCCAGCGGCGTGGGGCTCGCCACCCTGCGCGACACCCTTACCCGCGGCGACAACCTGCAGCTCTGCCAGCCCTCCCCCTCCAGCTGGGGGCAAGGGGGTTATCACAACTACTGGCTCAACGACAGCAACGCCTGGATCATCCCCGAGTGGAACCGAGCCTCACGGGCGATGGTGGCGCGGGTGAGCCGCGGCGTGGGCAGCGAGGAGGCGCGGGAGCTGCTCAACCAAGCGGGCCGGGAACTGCTGCTGGCCCAGAGCTCCGATTGGAGCTTCATCCTGCGGGCCGGCACCACCACCGAACTGGCGCGTGAGCGGATTGAACGCCATCTGGGCCGTTTCTGGCAGCTGCTGGGCGCCATCGACAGCGGTGAGCCGCTCCCGCAGGGCTGGCTCGAGGCCGTGCAGGCTGAAGACGGCCTGTTCCCGTTGATCAACGCCGCCGACTGGGCGCAGATCCCCACCACACCGGCCGGCTGA
- a CDS encoding homocysteine biosynthesis protein yields the protein MSAARGDAPVRSESELIALQQRGDLRVCTAERFRARVAEHGLQEAFRQTHVVAAGEAGFTAQASLVLHLGPSDPPMRIERGRLGSAEAGGGHGNTDLVLPMQGGGAAALEALLLGQRLPFSASGLASPQHPRQELETQLSLAEIGAGQLLLHRAIAENGVVAVSSRDGLTPTPWGPVLGPLGSALFSCGGAGSIGFTMPGLHALGPGSPVLVAGAVGWVSGAGAGHQPQVRRQASGHALSPGASCAVSVDLHGLEQRWIRACHQRQEGSGLLVAVAAPVPLLNLSAARQAACTHAQLQAPVLDYGVPRRVRPSLGSVNYAELLSGELVLGDQRLRCAPAHSPRLAEEMALELCERLCSGRFPIHLPLVGLPQRPALVPLE from the coding sequence GTGTCTGCCGCCCGCGGGGATGCACCCGTCCGAAGCGAGTCTGAGCTGATCGCTTTGCAGCAGCGCGGCGATCTGCGGGTGTGCACGGCTGAGCGCTTTCGCGCGCGCGTCGCCGAGCACGGCCTGCAGGAGGCCTTTCGCCAAACCCATGTGGTGGCGGCGGGAGAGGCCGGTTTCACCGCACAGGCCTCCTTGGTGCTGCACCTCGGGCCGAGCGATCCACCGATGCGGATCGAACGCGGCCGATTGGGATCCGCCGAAGCCGGCGGCGGCCATGGCAACACCGACTTGGTGCTGCCGATGCAGGGCGGCGGCGCCGCTGCCCTTGAGGCGTTGCTGCTGGGGCAGCGCCTGCCCTTCAGCGCCAGCGGCCTGGCCAGCCCCCAGCACCCCCGTCAGGAGCTGGAAACGCAACTGTCTTTGGCGGAGATCGGCGCAGGCCAGCTGTTGCTGCACCGCGCCATCGCTGAAAACGGCGTGGTGGCGGTGAGCAGCCGCGATGGCCTCACCCCCACCCCCTGGGGCCCCGTGCTGGGCCCGCTGGGCAGCGCCCTGTTCAGTTGCGGCGGGGCCGGCAGCATCGGGTTCACCATGCCTGGCCTGCACGCCCTGGGCCCCGGCTCACCGGTGCTGGTAGCCGGCGCCGTGGGCTGGGTGAGCGGGGCTGGTGCCGGCCATCAGCCCCAGGTGCGGCGCCAAGCCAGCGGCCATGCCCTGAGCCCTGGGGCGAGCTGCGCGGTGAGCGTGGATCTGCACGGCTTGGAGCAGCGCTGGATCCGCGCTTGCCACCAACGGCAGGAGGGCAGCGGCCTGCTGGTGGCCGTGGCGGCGCCGGTGCCGCTGCTCAATCTCTCAGCGGCCCGCCAGGCAGCCTGCACCCACGCTCAACTGCAGGCGCCAGTGCTGGATTACGGAGTCCCGCGCCGGGTGCGCCCCAGCCTGGGCAGCGTGAACTACGCCGAGCTCTTGAGCGGCGAACTGGTGTTGGGCGATCAGCGCCTGCGCTGCGCACCGGCCCACAGCCCTCGCTTGGCTGAGGAGATGGCCCTCGAGCTGTGCGAGCGGCTATGCAGCGGCCGATTCCCAATCCACCTGCCGCTGGTGGGCCTGCCGCAACGCCCGGCACTTGTGCCCCTCGAGTAA
- the crtL gene encoding lycopene beta cyclase, translating into MPDSRHDVVVIGAGPAALCIAAALAERGVAVQGLAPDDPAAPWPNTYGIWGPEVDALGLGHLLGHRWRDTRSYFGDRLASPAVQHGIDYGLFDKTALQQHWWQPCQQAGLVWHLGRAASIDHDPQGSVVITDAGERLAARLVIDASGHHSPFVTRPDEGPVAGQAAYGIVGRFSAPPVDPGQFVLMDYRCDHLSEAEQRCGPPTFLYAMDFGEGVFFAEETSLALAPAVPYDVLKDRLLRRLALRGITVEEVQHEEFCLFPMNLPLPDLQQRVVGFGGSAAMVHPASGYMVGALLRRAPALAEAIATGLQQRDASADQLACTAWQALWPLELQRKHALYRFGLEKLMRFSEPQLRAHFRTFFGLPREQWYGFLTNTLSLPQLIAAMVRLFITAPLAVKAGLMGMQGSELQLGLRMLRP; encoded by the coding sequence ATGCCTGATTCCAGGCACGACGTTGTCGTCATCGGGGCCGGTCCGGCGGCCCTCTGCATCGCCGCCGCTCTTGCTGAGCGGGGCGTTGCAGTGCAAGGGCTGGCGCCTGACGATCCCGCAGCGCCCTGGCCGAACACCTATGGCATCTGGGGCCCGGAAGTGGATGCCCTCGGTTTGGGCCATCTCCTCGGCCATCGCTGGCGCGACACCCGCAGCTATTTCGGCGATCGGCTCGCCAGCCCCGCCGTTCAACACGGCATCGACTACGGCCTCTTCGACAAGACCGCCCTGCAGCAGCACTGGTGGCAACCGTGTCAGCAGGCTGGCCTGGTGTGGCATCTCGGTCGGGCGGCCTCGATCGACCACGACCCGCAAGGCTCGGTGGTGATCACCGACGCAGGCGAGCGGCTCGCTGCCCGGCTGGTGATTGATGCCAGTGGCCACCACTCCCCGTTTGTGACGCGCCCTGATGAAGGCCCTGTGGCGGGGCAGGCGGCCTACGGAATCGTGGGCCGTTTTTCAGCGCCGCCTGTGGATCCGGGGCAGTTTGTGCTGATGGATTACCGCTGTGATCACCTCAGCGAGGCGGAGCAGCGCTGCGGTCCACCCACCTTCCTTTACGCGATGGATTTCGGTGAGGGGGTGTTTTTTGCGGAGGAAACGTCGCTCGCGCTCGCTCCTGCGGTTCCTTACGACGTGCTCAAGGACCGCTTGCTGCGCCGGCTCGCCCTGCGCGGCATCACCGTGGAGGAGGTGCAGCACGAGGAGTTCTGCCTCTTCCCGATGAATTTGCCCTTGCCGGATCTGCAGCAGCGGGTGGTGGGCTTCGGCGGCTCAGCCGCGATGGTGCATCCTGCCTCGGGCTACATGGTGGGGGCGCTGCTGCGGCGCGCGCCGGCCTTGGCTGAGGCGATCGCCACAGGGCTGCAGCAGCGCGATGCTTCGGCGGATCAGTTGGCCTGTACGGCTTGGCAAGCGCTTTGGCCGCTGGAGCTGCAACGCAAACACGCGCTTTATCGCTTTGGCCTCGAGAAGTTGATGCGCTTTTCGGAGCCGCAGCTCCGCGCTCATTTCCGCACGTTCTTCGGCCTGCCGCGGGAGCAGTGGTATGGCTTCCTCACCAACACCCTCAGCCTCCCTCAGCTCATTGCCGCCATGGTGAGGCTGTTCATCACGGCACCCCTCGCGGTGAAGGCTGGGCTGATGGGGATGCAGGGCAGCGAGCTGCAGCTGGGCCTGCGCATGCTTAGGCCGTAG